A genome region from Manis pentadactyla isolate mManPen7 chromosome 5, mManPen7.hap1, whole genome shotgun sequence includes the following:
- the LAMP5 gene encoding lysosome-associated membrane glycoprotein 5 isoform X1: protein MDLRGRAFPSVHRLRVLLMLFHTIVQIMAEQEVENLSGLSTNPEKDIFVVRENGTTCLMAEFAAKFIVPYDVWASNYVDLITEQADISLTRGAEVKGHCGHNESELQVFWVDRAYMLKMLFVKQEGRNTSKGPEATWRLSKVQFVYDSSEKTHFKDAVNAGKHTANSHHLSALVTPAGKSYECQAQQSISLASSDLQKTVTMMLSAVHIQPFDIISDFVFSEEHKCPVDEREQLEETLPLILGLILGLVIVVTLVIYHIHHKMTASQVQIPRDRSQYKHMG, encoded by the exons ATGGATCTCCGAGGAAGAGCGTTTCCCAGCGTCCATAGACTTAGAGTTCTTCTGATGCTGTTCC ATACAATAGTTCAAATCATGGCAGAACAAGAAGTGGAAAATCTCTCAGGCCTTTCCACTAACCCTGAAAAAGATATATTTGTGGTGCGGGAAAATGGGACGACATGTCTCATGGCAGAGTTCGCAGCCAAATTTATTGTTCCTTATGATGTGTGGGCCAGCAATTATGTCGAT CTGATCACGGAACAGGCTGATATCTCACTGACCCGGGGAGCTGAGGTGAAGGGCCACTGTGGCCACAACGAGTCCGAGCTGCAGGTGTTCTGGGTGGATCGCGCGTATATGCTCAAAATGCTGTTTGTAAAG CAGGAAGGTCGCAACACGTCCAAGGGACCTGAGGCAACTTGGAGGCTGAGCAAGGTCCAGTTTGTCTACGACTCCTCGGAGAAGACCCATTTTAAAGACGCAGTCAATG CCGGGAAGCACACTGCCAATTCACATCACCTCTCTGCGTTGGTCACCCCAGCTGGGAAGTCCTATGAGTGTCAAGCTCAGCAGAGTATTTCACTAGCCTCCAGTGATCTGCAAAAGACAGTCACCATGATGCTGTCTGCAGTCCACATCCAACCCTTTGACATCATCTCTGATTTTGTCTTCAGTGAAG AGCATAAATGCCCAGTGGACGAGCGGGAGCAGTTGGAGGAAACTTTGCCCCTGATTTTGGGGCTCATCTTGGGCCTCGTCATTGTGGTAACGCTGGTGATTTACCACATCCACCACAAAATGACTGCCAGCCAGGTGCAGATACCTAGGGACCGATCCCAGTATAAGCACATGGGCTAG
- the LAMP5 gene encoding lysosome-associated membrane glycoprotein 5 isoform X2: protein MDLRGRAFPSVHRLRVLLMLFHTIVQIMAEQEVENLSGLSTNPEKDIFVVRENGTTCLMAEFAAKFIVPYDVWASNYVDLITEQADISLTRGAEVKGHCGHNESELQVFWVDRAYMLKMLFVKEGRNTSKGPEATWRLSKVQFVYDSSEKTHFKDAVNAGKHTANSHHLSALVTPAGKSYECQAQQSISLASSDLQKTVTMMLSAVHIQPFDIISDFVFSEEHKCPVDEREQLEETLPLILGLILGLVIVVTLVIYHIHHKMTASQVQIPRDRSQYKHMG, encoded by the exons ATGGATCTCCGAGGAAGAGCGTTTCCCAGCGTCCATAGACTTAGAGTTCTTCTGATGCTGTTCC ATACAATAGTTCAAATCATGGCAGAACAAGAAGTGGAAAATCTCTCAGGCCTTTCCACTAACCCTGAAAAAGATATATTTGTGGTGCGGGAAAATGGGACGACATGTCTCATGGCAGAGTTCGCAGCCAAATTTATTGTTCCTTATGATGTGTGGGCCAGCAATTATGTCGAT CTGATCACGGAACAGGCTGATATCTCACTGACCCGGGGAGCTGAGGTGAAGGGCCACTGTGGCCACAACGAGTCCGAGCTGCAGGTGTTCTGGGTGGATCGCGCGTATATGCTCAAAATGCTGTTTGTAAAG GAAGGTCGCAACACGTCCAAGGGACCTGAGGCAACTTGGAGGCTGAGCAAGGTCCAGTTTGTCTACGACTCCTCGGAGAAGACCCATTTTAAAGACGCAGTCAATG CCGGGAAGCACACTGCCAATTCACATCACCTCTCTGCGTTGGTCACCCCAGCTGGGAAGTCCTATGAGTGTCAAGCTCAGCAGAGTATTTCACTAGCCTCCAGTGATCTGCAAAAGACAGTCACCATGATGCTGTCTGCAGTCCACATCCAACCCTTTGACATCATCTCTGATTTTGTCTTCAGTGAAG AGCATAAATGCCCAGTGGACGAGCGGGAGCAGTTGGAGGAAACTTTGCCCCTGATTTTGGGGCTCATCTTGGGCCTCGTCATTGTGGTAACGCTGGTGATTTACCACATCCACCACAAAATGACTGCCAGCCAGGTGCAGATACCTAGGGACCGATCCCAGTATAAGCACATGGGCTAG